In one Rhopalosiphum padi isolate XX-2018 chromosome 3, ASM2088224v1, whole genome shotgun sequence genomic region, the following are encoded:
- the LOC132924749 gene encoding merozoite surface protein 9-like — protein MLRCRDIHRTYYRSAAGGAALIDICNTDECDIINNEDILNRVRVHQPNFIDILNNYAQNLMDNIQNERYLPRYLEIGRRNMQRLINETANENIDDEDGVNDDDYNDNDNDNDNDNGNDEEDNNDDEDEEEDDDDDDEEEDEEEDKEEDDDDDEEEEEEEEEEVDDDGDNKNQRKELLKAFSIESCNLYEKVNNIMLPWMRSEDPSVRMKICEMISMLVQNPYCLKKYMENTDRLKELMSMVENDNNDEVRVKALVAITNLARQNVHVFWQFIELGGKDLIFNSLKSPIDELKIKAVLLICLTCHLSDAIMALYLENEVIEIVSSIIMDMENNVESLHHELFSSLVKQMNRAIPGSGEDICYWMTSFNELFTPKYQDEKDQILRHISFHLFYSIIRVTTCTLDDDD, from the exons CGGCCGCTGGCGGTGCCGCCCTCATCGACATATGTAATACAGACGAATGCGACATCATAAACAATGAAGACATCTTAAACAGAGTACGCGTTCATCAGCCCAACTTTATAGACATTTTGAACAACTACGCACAAAACTTAATGGATAATATTCAGAACGAACGTTACTTGCCGCGCTATTTAGAAATTGGTCGACGCAACATGCAGCGCCTTATAAACGAAACCGCTAACGAAAATATCGACGACGAGGACGGTGTCAATGACGACGACTACAACGACAACGACAACGACAATGACAACGACAACGGTAACGACGAGGAGGATAACAACGACGACGAGGATGAGGAGGAggatgacgacgacgatgatgaggAGGAGGATGAGGAGGAGGATAAGGAGGaggatgacgacgacgacgaggaggaggaggaggaggaggaggaggaaGTGGATGACGACGGTGACAACAAAAATCAG AGGAAGGAATTGTTAAAAGCTTTTTCGATCGAATCATGCAATTTGTACGAGAAAGTGAACAATATCATGTTACCTTGGATGCGTTCCGAGGATCCGTCTGTGCGCATGAAAATATGCGAAATGATTTCTATGCTGGTTCAGAATCCATACTGTCTAAAAAAGTACATGGAAAATACAGATCGCCTTAAAGAATTGATGTCTATGGtggaaaatgataataatgatgaagTGCGTGTCAAGGCACTAGTTGCGATTACCA atCTTGCTCGTCAAAACGTACATGTGTTTTGGCAATTCATTGAACTTGGAGGTAAAGATTTGATTTTCAATTCATTGAAATCACCCATTGATGAATTGAAGATTAAAGCGGTATTACTCATTTGCTTAACCTGTCATTTGAGTGATGCTATAATGG caCTGTATCTTGAGAATGAAGTCATTGAGATTGTTAGTTCAATAATCATGGATATGGAAAATAATGTTGAATCATTGCATCACGAGTTGTTTTCATCATTAGTGAAACAAATGAACCGTGCAATACCAGGCAGCGGAGAGGATATTTGTTATTGGATGACGAGTTTCAATGAACTATTTACACCAAAATATCAG gatGAAAAGGATCAAATTTTGAGGCAcatttcatttcatttattttattctattataagggTTACTACATGTACTTTAGATGatgatgattaa